tattatcTCACATtaatagacgggtctaacgcgaataaataattgaataaaaatTACCAAACGCAACGAAAGCGAAATCAAgggatttaccgacgtttcgacacaggtttcactggtcgtggtcgcggctgactgataTCCCAGCAacatgtcaaaacagagatttgtgcaactacccgacgaaaagtgtatggaaaagtttggagtagacatcacattttcaaaccacccactacacaTAATATTACAAACTTTGTAATATATATGCAGGTATATTAATGATAATAAGTATTGGGTATCATAATACTGTCTAGATGGTTCTTTTTCCCACATCTTACCAAAACAGCTTTCACTTAAAATCTTTGAACAACTTACCTTACCTATTTACATTTAATAATCTCCAAAAATCTCACCAACATTTTTCTTCCGCAGGACCAAGACGAAGAAATCAAAAAACAGCTGCCAGTCGTACCAAAATGCTGCGACAGCGGTCAGAACCTCACGTTCACGATGCAGGACGGCGCGGCGCGGTCAGTCTGCGCGCGGAGCAGCCTGACCTTCCAGCCTGTCTTCCACAAGGCCAACGAGTCTCACATCTGGAGCTATGACAGCAACGTGTTTGAGACCATCGTGGGAAACCCCTGCGCCTACGACAGGTATAGTCAAAATTACGTCGCTTTTGGCTTTATCAATCTTTGGGTACCTAATGGCTGCACCGATAGGGTCATCCTACACTAGCCTCTTTCGAGCGCTGCCGTCtcgtcagcgctatggaaaatggcgtcgctgcgcagttgcatCAACGTTGgatcgagcagcagccatagagttgactagacgccgatgcTCGGGAGAAGCTAGTTAATGTAGCCCCTAAGGCCCTAACCAGACGCGGTTAGAGATAGAGAACACCCTATGCTTCCATCAAATATATGGTGATATCTCCAATGTCAAAAGCGTGTAGAGCATGACGTTGTTTTAGCACAGTCAGcttttagttgaaattttctgAATATGACTTGCCTTAGCTTTTTCGTACAAAATTCTTAAGATATAATCTAAGAGTTTGACGCAATTTTGACCTGTTTATTGACAATTTATCTCTTAATTCTCGTGTTGTTCCTAAGTCTCATGTTTATTTTATGTGTAAATTGTGTAACACTGTTAACATTTACTTCCCCTCCGAACATTCACATCATAATCTGTCAAACTGTATCCTTATCAATACCCTTATTACATTACGTAATGCATTGCTTCAGACACTTCCCAAAACTTTTCTTCGCATACGTGATTCGATCCCAAGAGGGAAAACTTCCAAATATCCCGATGGCAACATTATTAGCTAACGAACGCAGTTATATATCAGATATATGAAGTAAGGCAATAAAAACGCCATATTTAGACGATTTATGTTATAATAAGGGTCATACTCAAATTCAGCTTTTAATTTGCTGCTCATTGTGATGGTTAAGATAAACTGATAATGTTTTGTAAAAGCAGTTTTGTTAAAACTGTAAACATTATCAGTTTTCCTTAACCATATATTCTTATAATTTTGCCATCTAAATAGCGCTGATACACTTATTGTACCTTTGGGTAGCAAACGGTCAGAGGCTATTGTTGACCTCAAACCATCAAAAACTTCAGCAGACCATCGTTAAAGATAAAAGTAACTTCAAATATTTGAAAACTATATACCTAACAGATCTCCTTCAGGCCAGGATTAGTTAGGAGTAATGTATTAGCGTAAAAAAGAGCGAGctttcggagcgattatttctAAAAGCATTTACTGAATCAAAAAACGTTTTTAGcaacctgtacggatatgatggtcgttcttgtctacgtgacagcgtgataaaacggtgtccgtcactttctatcacACGGTGTTAaacagtgacagttattttatcactaTAAAGCTATGCATATTTAATACGCCGGCTGaacgttatttttaataaaaaataagttcaaaaactaaaacccgactactgcaaatcgcgctctaaaaagtatgaaacaagatagaatctTATCCGAAATTATCATGTAGGAAAATTATAAgggttatcatttttttatatatttacagagatattgaaaggatcgccgtggacgtatgccacgattataaactttaaggtaaagtggcatacgaccacggctatcctctgaatctctgtaaatatataaaaaaatgataactcttataatttgcTTGCTAAAAACGTTTTTTGATTCAGTAAATGCTTTTagaaataatcgctccgaaagCTCGCTCTTTtgtcgtccgctggttataggctatatgacgtcacaaaaaaatgaacacggcgccctctagaggtcataaagtcacgaaccaaaaaaataaaaataagtaatgatgacgtgttgtatatcatttgaaagagctcaattagcacatttcaaatatatacatattgttagcttttgcacccggctttgcttgcatgcacccgataaatagccgtggtcgtatgccactttaccttaaagtttataatcgtggcatacgtccacggcgatcctttgaatatctctgtaaatatataaaaaaatgataactcttataatttgcCTATATGATAAtctcagataagaattctatcttgtttcatactttttagagcgcgatttgcagtagtcgggttttagtttttgaacttattttttatttaattaattttggggtcaggatttcgttacttacaataatatttgaagtcaccttcggcgcctggctttgggacgcgtacagcgagcctcgtacgtcgggctacgcccgactcttttagtatgagggcgccttcggcgcccggctttggaacgcgtacatcgtgcctcatacgtcgggctacgcccgactcttttagtatgagggcgccgaaggcgcccggctttggaacgcgtacatcgtgcttcgtacgtcgggctacgcccgactcttttagtatgagggcgccgaaggcgcccggctttggaacgcgtacatcaggcctcgtacgttgggctacgcccgactcttttagtatgagggtgccgaaagcgcccggctttggaccgcgtacaacgcgccacgtacatcgggctacgcctgacccttttagtgtcgccttttggacagagtccggtgcgtcacataggcacgtttcagtatgcttcgcttgaccactgcgaattttaacgaggtgaatatactaagattactaagcaacttttaccatgggacctaacccgatctcgtaaaaaaatttgctgatctggacttctatacctattcacgttataaaatattgcaggtcatgttaaaaaacaccatgtatatagcggccaaacaaatttcttttgaaaaatccttcttgtatcgccgtagtcgcgtaacacgcggatagatagaatccgtatccagagcgattgtagattcgtagttcgaattacctaccagataaattaatgttttatcgggtgcatgcaagcaaagccgggtgcaaaagctaacaatatgtatatatttgaaatgtgctaattgagctctttcaaatgatatacaacacgtcatcattacttatttttatttttttggttcgtgactttatgacctctagagggcgccgtgttcatttttttgtgacgtcatatagcctataaccagcggacgattaagacgattcgaatgacacgtcgtttgtcaaatttcaatgagtaatttaaaagttatgagggaacagatgaacatacatacatacatacatacccacaaacataccggtcaaaatcataaccctccttttgcgttgccgtagtcgggtaaaaacatataaattatgTGTCATCGATATATTATACTAATATAGTTTTTACTTTAAGTTACATGTATGAAGTGCCCTTAATGTTAACTTCTAAACTTAATAGCGGCTCACAAAATGCTAATATGTATGTTCAAATTTTCATTCAAATACACCTTATCGTTTTGAGATAAATGGCTGGGAATGAAGAAAGACCAGTATTTTAATGTCAATCTAGCTCTAGGGACAATTATGTATTCAGGGTCTCATTTTAATTTCCTTTACAGATACAAACTGGAACCAGACAAAATCAGCGAAGACGAGTTCTACCTCCTCGTCAACGGTTCTCTCTTCGTCCCATTCAGCAAGCCGCCCTTACTCAGCACCAAAGACTTCTGCATGGAGACGTTTTACAACGAGTCCAATCCCGCGGGGGTCACGTTACCTTTGGTGTGTTTCTCTCAGCCGGTGGATACGGCGAAGACTTCTACCACACTCGTACTTTATGCAGTAGGTAAGTTGGGGGTTCCTcttgttttaatttgtttcgaATCATGATTTCGCCTATATTATTACTAATAATATAGTGTGCTCGAAGAGCATGACGTTGTTCGGTAATTGCTTTTGGTAAAGTGATAGCTGGACTTTATAAATAGCCACGGTGGAATGCCGGGTGTTGACTAAAGTATGGTTAAACGCGTTTCAAGATAAATTCTTCATTATTAAAtcgcacaacgggacttaatcgcgcaaaacgttcaaactgataaacaagacccagtgcgggtagttcgaaaaactcgcgcggctaggatgttgatgtcaactttagccagtcttctccgagatcacagggacaacgccgtcctcgaaacgtcggaggtaaatcttaaaactgaAATACGCGATTATGTCCCGTTgtgaaatttaataatatttaaaaatcgcGAAAATTCTTCATTAGCTGCAGACTTTCACGTTAGTTCACTGCATAATAAGCTatcaatattacactttaaacaacacTATTGagctaaaactaaaaaaaaactcgAGACGACTTCGTCAGTTTGAATTGAAGTTCAACCGGAAATTCTCAAGTTGGGGGTTGAATATTTATCAAATTAATACTTTAACGAGCAGAAACTAAGAAAGTTTCTTTAAGTTTTACACGAATGAAGTTTCTTTCCACATGGAGTGTCTTTTGAAAGCAGTCTATTGCAGTTAAGTTTTATTTCTGCTCCGGGTTACACTTAAAAGCTAATTAGATACTtaccgtttaaaaataaaaccgggcaagtgcgagtcggactcgcgcacgaagggttccgtaccataatgcaaaaaaaaaacaaaaaaaaagcaaaaaaaaaaacggtcacccatccaaatactgaccactcccgacgttgcttaactttggtcaaaaatcacgtttgttgtatgggagccccatttaaatctttattttattctgtttttagtatttgttgttatagcggcaacagaaatacatcctctgtgaaaatttcaactgtctagctatcacggttcgtgagatacagcctggtgacagacggacggacggacggacggacggacggacggacggacggacagcgaagtcttagtaataggatcccgttttaccctttgggtacggaaccctaaaaacagtaaTCGTCGCTGACTTGTTATCGCTGTTGCTTTGTAATTACGTTGAACTTAACCTACAAGTGGGAGCCGACAATAGATAGATTTGCCCTATTAAAACGAAGATCGACCTTTATAGCGGCTCACGCACATACgtgtaattaggtacctacacaaattTCATATTAAAGGCCAAGGCCGCCCACGTGACTGACATTCTTGCGTGGTATATGCTGCAGGGAAATTTCCTACAAGTAGGATGGTAATATTTGGTAATGCCTGTGTAGGTACTCGACTACAAGATTTCGTTATTGCAAATAAGAGCGTTTTTCCCGTTAGTCCCGTTAACCCTccaagtggcggtcaacccgtgaatggtcgatgcgaaaaccagtaaactgtcatccaccagtgagtggttaatgaggtgttgacgtatttagaggtgaaattgaacgcatttaagtatagttacgctcttctagcgcccaaaattaggtagcgagttagagaaggatagcataccataagaaacacaaaaacacttggtataaaatttattggtaggaccattgattcgggagcgaccgcctagtccgaggtcactctcgttttttaagaggttgttttgtaaaagaaattgtatcttaggtcTTTTTTATGCATTTAGTCTTAAAGATTAAAGTCTTCCTTTGATCATTAAATAGCTattacctccaataatcaaataattttatggtggtagtcatttttaacaaggaagctggaaaactgtcattcttccggagtttgattacgtctggccaaatgtataaacattagaataatttaattgctatattcaaatagcctatataacgctgattctaacaatatgtgatttaatatactttcaaacatagaaaagcttaaatcgacgattttgtaaaactttcttaatctgcgctgaccacccaccggggccccgccacttgactacttttcgcgttttcggtggCGCGACTTGAAGGGTTAAAGTTGTATATAAAGTATGAAAGAACACCGAACGCTATTACGAGCAACAGCACTAATAAGGTATATGTTTATGTTGTGATTAACGTAAGTTTTAGAAAAGAAGAAAGGAAAAACAACCTATTCTAATAGCAGCGGTTTTAACGAAACGTACGCGGCAAAACTGCGGGTTGCGGGTATATTATTATCTACTTTGATAATAATTAATTgctccttatttattttaaccttttttGCAATAAATCCCGATTTGTTCACAGGTTTACTAATCTCCGTGCCATTTCTGCTCGCAACGGCGTGCGTGTACACATTTATCACCGAGCTGCGAGACACGCATGGCAAGGCTCTGGCATGCCATTCTACATGTCTGGCAATAGCCTTCTCCTGTCTGGCGGCTACGCAACTGGCGGGCCATGCATTTCCTGCCTTGGCCTGTACTATCATGGGTAAATATAGAATATCATTACCGAGTTGTTACACGCATGGCAAAGAGTTCTGGTATGCAATTCTAAATGTTTTGTACCTACTATCTTTCTTCTGCCTAGCTGCTACGTAGTTGGCGGgccataaataataaatattacctaTAGGGCAATCTTAGACAAGCCGACCTGTCCCTCAGTAAGCTCAttaaagcttgtgttgtgggtactaagtagacgacgatatacctacataatgttgCAAGCACGTGGCTAACCGCTCATTCCACACGTTTAGGCAATAGCCTGTCTCATTGCCACCCAACGGGCTCGAACGCAATTCACCATGGTTTTTGTGCCGAAATTGCCGAATATACCTGAATATACTTCATAATTACCTAAAGAGCTAAGGATATTTATTCTCATGACCATCCTCATCGtcgagaattgtgacctgtagaggagaacatccggacatacaaaagcaaaatgcccgagtcaaagcGTATatcttcgctacgcttcggtcattTATTCTGTTCAAAGTAAAATGGAATAAATACACCCGTTATCATGTAGAAAATATCATGCGGCTTCAACATTAAACTTTAATCGACACGTGTAATAAATGTTCAACATTGTTATGTAGGAttgtaatattatttgtttgttaCAGCGTACCTCATCCAGTTTTCGTTCGTGTCCTGTTTTTTCTGGTTGAACGTTATGAGCTTCGATATTTTTCTAAATGttaggtaagttatttaattcaACCATTATACTTGATTTAAAGTACAACTGGGTCGGTTAGTGCTGATgactgtatttatttttaaaattaattgctgctaaattacttaaaaaaaattgcattctAAAATGGCGATCTCTTTCAGGAGATACCTAAACTCCACTTTAAGCAGAAGAAGCATGCGTCGCCGCTTCGCGTGGTACTGCGCGTACGCGGTGGTGCTGCCGGTGATCTTATTGGTGGTCACCATCAGTATGGAGCTGTCGCCGGCCGTGCCCAGCACTTATCTCAAGCCTAACTTCGGGGTTAAGGGCTGCTGGTTTAAAAGTAAGGACTTCTTTCATACAAAACGCTTTACCAAATATCGTTAGATGGCACTGtacctagggttgccagatggtcgggatttggcgggattctcccgatttttagcatgtgttcccgattcccgataaagtgaaaactgtcccgaaaaacagcttcacgatataaaacaataatttcaagttccgaactgtcgtcgagcgcgcgagctgacgtagtgccaataatgtaaaatatcgtttagTACAGTctttatatccaaaaaaccgaccctatCCGTGAAGAATTAGTtcttggttttttttttcgtaggtccctcgggggggtcactgggagtgtaaattcaaaaagtagactgaatcaggctcctgcgtatattcgaaaaatgtttttttccaaaaaaacggtttttcttatataactcggccatttatgattttacagtaaaaccgtgaggacaaaaattgtaggaaatttgattctctacaagttagtccagtcattttatccaaaaaaccgaccctacccgtgaataatcagttcttgttttttttttcgtaggtccctcgggggggtcactggaagtgtaaattcaaaaagtagactgaatcaggctcctgtgtatattcaaagaacggtttttcttgaataactcagccatttttgattttacagtaaaaccgtgagaaCAAAAAttttaggaaatttgattctctacaagtttggttcttacaatttttcttctaggatcgatattttggaaattaaatttgaaaaaaagcgacaaattcaaaatattttcattatctcgtttattttcaactttacggcataaatgtagaggactaaacttgtagagaatcaaattctgaacaattttggtacctacctttttttccccaaaatcgatattttagaaattaaacCTGAATAACGcgacaaattttaaaatattatcattatctcCTATGTTCCACGCTTTATGGCATGAATGAAGAGAAACAaagttgtagagaatcaaattctgaacaatttttgttCGAGCTTTTTTTGCACCAAAACGATATTTTTTGAATTGGACCTAAAAAAAGCGACAAATTcgaaatattatcattatctcgtttattttcaactttacggcataaataaagagaaacaaatttgtagagaatcaaatttcctacaatttttgtcctcacggttttactgtaaaatcaaaaatggccgagttattcaagaaaaaccatTTTTCGAGtatacacaggagcctgattcagtctactttttgaatttacactcccagtgaccccccgagggacctacgaaaaaaaaatccaagaactgattattcaagggtagggtcggttttttggatataatgactggactaacttgtagagaatcaaatttcctacaatttttgtcgtcacggttttactgtaaaatcaaaaatggccgagttattcaagaaaaaccgtttttaaaaaaaaaaaacatttttcgaatatacgcaggagcctgattcagtctactttttgaatttacactcccagtgacgcccccgagggacctacaaaaaaaaaatccaagaactaattattcacgggtcaaaatctataatgactgtactagttgtttttaatacaattaattcaatttgaatgtatttttttcccgacttgagtctcaaaatcccgaaaaattgatattatttcccgataatagcgcctttcgatctggcaaccctaactgTACCGGGAGTACATCGCgctaatgatttttttattgagaTGGTATATAAAGGTTTTAAGGAATTATTGGCATTTTTTGTGATTGGTTGTTTAATATAATGTGGTACTGTGTCTACGCGGTGGTTTTACCGTTGGTGTTCCCAAAGCGACTTCGGTGTGTCGAGTATTTAAGAAACTTGTGTAACAGCTCCATCGCATTCCAGACTGGACTGGATATCGTTCGATATCTTCTCAAAAAAAGGAAGGTATGTGAGGCCGTTTCCGCCTTTCAGCTATGAGGAGACGTCGTGTTCTGTTTGGAGACGAATTTGTAGCTGTAGTTGGCCAGCTCTTCGCTACCGATCGTTACCTAACCCCACGACGTTACCAACCCCGGTGATATCTATACCATTTTTTTGACGGAATGGGAATGCGTTTATGCACGGTGTGTGGCACTCGCCGCTCCTTTCCCCTCTCCTGGCAAGagagggggagaatttggccctaccgactaaacccactccggcgtttcaccctgAGGGCGTACTGGGATCGATGACATTCCACCACGACCATTTGAGTGGGGCCGCGGTGTAGGCGACTAGTAGGTAGCTTAAGCCGTTTGAGTGGGGCCGCGGTGTAGGCGACCAGTAGCTTAAGCTGGCTTATTACATTCCAGAATGAAATGGAGTCGTGTCAGAAGATAACTTGCCTTTGTTTGCAGCGGACCAAGCAGCCCTACCCTACTTCTACGGGCCCGTGGCGGCCATCTTGCTCAGCAACCTCGTCATCTTCGTGTGCACGTCGCGCGCGTTCGCGAAACACTATGACAAACTGAAGGATATTACGCGTAAGTTCTCACATTCAGTTATACTTGTCAGTAATACCTATCATTTTCAttacaccagctcgtaaaggttctctttattcttcaaaaactgatgagaaatttgcattttatccacaattGTGGCATTGTGGCGAATtttatgcaaattttgagttgtgaTTGATGATAGCTATCGAATGAGAAATAGTACCTAAATAGCGTTCATGTGAATTAGATGTGTAATGTAATATGTATGTAGTTatagtattttcctcgcgttggtgtggtgtttttttgtgtttcactcggtagcaaagtttgtttaacccttgtgc
The genomic region above belongs to Cydia splendana chromosome 13, ilCydSple1.2, whole genome shotgun sequence and contains:
- the LOC134796352 gene encoding G-protein coupled receptor Mth2-like; translation: MSRRYRESARKAARASVASRPPDEMVAACAFGLAAILALACAHLPSHDNILRIQLWDAEGLTREPVTAAPARKKLKVNLDSLYKAMLEEDGGEVGRFTRHKVRHKRRRPRELQENVKVPWRFHGGNTSLNVIEYEGDEPPDLWSLDSAVSDSAYVNERPEPDPPKAYRQEQDQDEEIKKQLPVVPKCCDSGQNLTFTMQDGAARSVCARSSLTFQPVFHKANESHIWSYDSNVFETIVGNPCAYDRYKLEPDKISEDEFYLLVNGSLFVPFSKPPLLSTKDFCMETFYNESNPAGVTLPLVCFSQPVDTAKTSTTLVLYAVGLLISVPFLLATACVYTFITELRDTHGKALACHSTCLAIAFSCLAATQLAGHAFPALACTIMAYLIQFSFVSCFFWLNVMSFDIFLNVRRYLNSTLSRRSMRRRFAWYCAYAVVLPVILLVVTISMELSPAVPSTYLKPNFGVKGCWFKTDQAALPYFYGPVAAILLSNLVIFVCTSRAFAKHYDKLKDITPLDLAHSDFSTTDDWVRLGTVLGQPLAVSERSPTRDSGGFTQRLKKYRKIFRTSCLLSVIMGLSWVLEVVSWWVGAGSSSVSVWSVFDIINALQGVVIFAMFVLQQPVRSYVKLSKFCQFCRRRRDGSEVSVVSAKCSVGSGRRDFV